The genomic DNA TCAGGTCCTTGGGAAGCACTTTGGCCCCACCTTGATGCTGTCCCTGGCCGGGATCGTCATCGCGACCATCGCCGGGCTGGGAGTCGGCACCCTGCAGGCGGTCCGCCGAAACTCGCTCGCCGATTACGCGAGCACGGTGATCTCGGTAGCGGGGATCAGCACGCCGGCATTCTTCCTCGGGTTGTTGCTCATCTTCTTATTCTCGGTCGACGTCCATTGGTTCCCCACGGGAGGGATGTCGGATGCGCGCAGCCTCGTGCTTCCGGCGGTGACGCTGGCCGCGGCCTCCGCGGCGCAGATCGCCAGGTTCGCTCGGAGCAGCCTGCTGGATGTGGTCGGCGAGGACTACGTGCGCACCGCTCGCGCCAAGGGAGTGGCAGAACGGCGCGTGCTGGTGAAACACTCGCTGCGGAACGCGCTGATCCCCGTCGTCACAGTCATCGGGTTGCAGTTCGGGATCCTGCTCGGCGGCTCCATCGTCGTGGAGACGGTGTTCACGTGGCCCGGGCTCGGGTGGTTGCTGATCCAATCGATCTCCTTTCGTGACTATCCGATCCTGACAGCAGAGATCCTGCTGTTCTCACTTGAGTTTCTCGCGATCAACTTGATCGTGGACCTCTTGTACGCGGTCCTCGACCCCCGGGTTGCCTATGCGTGAAGCCGCCGCCCTGGTTCCCACCGCCCCCGCGGCGAGGTCCGAGGGCGTCCACCGGCGGTCCTGGCTGCGGTTCGTGCGGCGGCGGACCGCGGTGGCGGGCGGCATCATCACCGCGATCTTCATCCTCGCCACCTTGCTGGGTGACTGGATCCGGCCGTATCCTCCTACCGCCACCGACTACGATCACACGCTGTCTCCGCCGTCTTTCGCGCATCTGACCGGCACCGACGATTTCGGACGGGACATCTTCAGCCGGTTGATCATCGGCTCGCGCTACTCGCTGGGCATGGGCTTGGTGGCGACTTCCGTAGGGGCGGCCCTGGGGGCATCGTGGGGGATCTCCAGTGCCTTCTATGGCCGTGCGTTCGACAACATCTCGATGCGGGCTGTGGACGTGCTGCTGGCGTTCCCCGGGATCCTGCTCGCGATCGCGATTGTGGCGATCCTGGGGCCGGGCCTGGTGAATGTCGTGATCGCGGTCGGGGTGTTTGGCGTCCCGACCTTCGCGCGCCTGACTCGAGCTCCGGCTCTGTCGGCGATGGCTCAGGAGTACATTCAGGCCGCGCACGCATTGGGGGCGGGAAGCGTTCGGATCATGACCCGCCACATCCTGCCGTCGGTCCTGCCCTCGATTCTGGTGTATGTTTCGTTGCGGATCGGTGTGACGGTGCTCACGGCTTCGGCGCTCAGCTACCTCGGCCTCGGCGTTCAGCCCCCGACCCCTGAGTGGGGGGCAATGCTGGCGAACGCGAGGCTGTTCTTGAACGTTGCGCCTCACCTGGTGCTTGCGCCGGGCATCACGATCTCGCTTGCCGTGCTCGGTTTCAATTTGCTCGGCGACGGGGTGCGGGACGCGCTCGATCCTCGTCTCCGGACGTGACGGAGGGAGCCATTCCCATGCATGGTCTCTTGCTCGTGATCGCGACGTTCTTGGCCTCCGGGGTCGAGATGGTGGAGGCGCTGACGATTGTCCTCGCGGTCGGTGTGACCCGCGGCTGGCGGTCGACCCTCGTTGGCGTCACCGCAGCCACGGTCTCGTTGGCGGTCATCGTGGCTCTTCTCGGTCCCGCGCT from bacterium includes the following:
- a CDS encoding ABC transporter permease subunit, which codes for MFRYARRRLWQMIPILLGVSLGAFAFNHAIPGDPARLLAGPDASAADVAAVRAQLGLNQPLPVQYLYFLKNALAGNFGRSYRSREPVTQVLGKHFGPTLMLSLAGIVIATIAGLGVGTLQAVRRNSLADYASTVISVAGISTPAFFLGLLLIFLFSVDVHWFPTGGMSDARSLVLPAVTLAAASAAQIARFARSSLLDVVGEDYVRTARAKGVAERRVLVKHSLRNALIPVVTVIGLQFGILLGGSIVVETVFTWPGLGWLLIQSISFRDYPILTAEILLFSLEFLAINLIVDLLYAVLDPRVAYA
- a CDS encoding ABC transporter permease encodes the protein MREAAALVPTAPAARSEGVHRRSWLRFVRRRTAVAGGIITAIFILATLLGDWIRPYPPTATDYDHTLSPPSFAHLTGTDDFGRDIFSRLIIGSRYSLGMGLVATSVGAALGASWGISSAFYGRAFDNISMRAVDVLLAFPGILLAIAIVAILGPGLVNVVIAVGVFGVPTFARLTRAPALSAMAQEYIQAAHALGAGSVRIMTRHILPSVLPSILVYVSLRIGVTVLTASALSYLGLGVQPPTPEWGAMLANARLFLNVAPHLVLAPGITISLAVLGFNLLGDGVRDALDPRLRT